The Euphorbia lathyris chromosome 2, ddEupLath1.1, whole genome shotgun sequence genome includes a window with the following:
- the LOC136218439 gene encoding transcription termination factor MTEF1, chloroplastic, with protein sequence MMDMAAKTFLGLPTPLLLHSKSSPNFNVNLKTTTSTSIDSGLLFRQKLLYLSALNINTQKALSLNPNLRSTPLSSLHSVHHCLSSMGLTRSSIGRVLDMYPILLTSDPYLCLYPIFDFLLNEVGIQFPDIANSISRCPRLLVSTVPDQLRPALIFLRNLGFLSINSHTAMLLVYNVQYTLIAKIDYLITLGFQRTEVKQMVVRSPGLLTLSIHNNLAPKVDYFLFQMKGDLDELKKFPQYFSFSLERKIKPRHRMLANYGFKLPLSEMLKVSDGEFSSRLIEMRLMIPRSKFNL encoded by the coding sequence ATGATGGATATGGCAGCCAAAACATTCCTTGGTCTCCCAACACCTTTATTATTGCATTCTAAATCCTCCCCCAATTTCAATGTCAATCTCAAAACCACCACTTCAACTTCAATAGACTCTGGCCTTCTCTTCCGTCAAAAGCTTCTCTACCTCTCTGCTCTCAATATCAATACCCAAAAGGCTCTCTCTCTAAACCCAAATCTCCGCTCCActcctctctcttctcttcatTCCGTCCACCATTGCCTCTCTTCCATGGGTCTTACCCGTTCCTCTATCGGTCGTGTCCTTGATATGTATCCTATCCTTCTCACTTCTGATCCCTATCTCTGTCTCTACCCAATCTTCGATTTCCTACTCAATGAGGTTGGCATCCAATTTCCCGACATTGCCAACTCCATTTCTCGATGCCCTAGGCTATTAGTCTCCACTGTACCTGATCAATTGCGTCCTGCTCTCATCTTCCTCCGGAACCTCGGCTTTCTGTCTATCAATTCTCACACTGCCATGTTGCTTGTCTATAATGTTCAATATACTTTGATTGCTAAAATAGATTACTTGATCACTTTGGGCTTTCAACGTACTGAAGTTAAACAAATGGTCGTAAGGTCGCCGGGACTCTTGACGTTAAGCATTCACAATAATTTGGCACCAAAAGTAGATTACTTTCTCTTCCAAATGAAGGGTGATTTGGACGAATTGAAAAAATTTCCCCAGTATTTTTCATTCAGCTTGGAGCGGAAGATAAAGCCCAGGCATAGAATGTTGGCCAATTATGGCTTTAAACTTCCACTCTCGGAAATGTTGAAGGTTAGTGATGGAGAATTCAGTTCAAGACTGATTGAAATGCGGCTAATGATACCTAGGTCGAAATTTAATCTGTAA